The Centroberyx gerrardi isolate f3 chromosome 7, fCenGer3.hap1.cur.20231027, whole genome shotgun sequence genome contains a region encoding:
- the csnk1da gene encoding casein kinase I, producing the protein MELRVGNRYRLGRKIGSGSFGDIYLGTDISVGEEVAIKLECVKTKHPQLHIESKIYKMMQGGVGIPTIKWCGAEGDYNVMVMELLGPSLEDLFNFCSRKFSLKTVLLLADQMISRIEYIHSKNFIHRDVKPDNFLMGLGKKGNLVYIIDFGLAKKYRDARTHQHIPYRENKNLTGTARYASINTHLGIEQSRRDDLESLGYVLMYFNLGSLPWQGLKAATKRQKYERISEKKMSTPIEVLCKGYPSEFATYLNFCRSLRFDDKPDYSYLRQLFRNLFHRQGFSYDYVFDWNMLKFGANRAAEDAERERREREERLRHSRNPGMRGMASASGRARAAQDVAAPSPLTPTSHTGMERERKVSMRLHRGAPVNISSSDLTGRQDSRMSSQALSRVTPSGLQSAAPR; encoded by the exons GTACTGACATCTCTGTTGGGGAGGAGGTGGCCATCAAGTTGGAATGTGTGAAGACCAAACACCCACAGCTCCACATCGAGAGCAAAATCTACAAGATGATGCAGGGTGGAG TGGGCATTCCGACGATAAAGTGGTGCGGGGCTGAGGGCGACTACAATGTGATGGTGATGGAGCTGCTGGGGCCCAGTCTGGAGGACCTGTTCAACTTCTGCTCGCGCAAGTTCAGCCTCAAGACGGTCCTGCTGCTGGCCGACCAGATG ATCAGTCGCATTGAGTACATCCACTCCAAGAACTTCATCCACCGAGACGTGAAGCCCGACAACTTCCTGATGGGGCTGGGCAAGAAGGGCAACCTGGTCTACATCATCGACTTCGGCCTGGCCAAGAAGTACCGCGATGCCCGAACGCACCAGCACATCCCCTATCGCGAGAACAAGAACCTGACCGGCACCGCCCGCTACGCCTCCATCAACACACATCTGGGCATTG AGCAGTCCAGACGGGACGACTTGGAGTCCCTGGGCTACGTCCTCATGTACTTCAACCTGGGCTCTCTGCCCTGGCAGGGCCTCAAGGCCGCCACCAAGAGGCAGAAGTACGAACGCATCAGCGAGAAGAAGATGTCCACGCCCATTGAGGTCCTCTGCAAGGGCTACCCAT CGGAGTTTGCCACCTACCTGAACTTCTGCCGCTCGCTGCGGTTCGACGACAAGCCCGACTACTCGTACCTCCGCCAGCTCTTCAGGAACCTCTTCCACCGCCAGGGCTTCTCTTACGACTACGTCTTCGACTGGAACATGCTCAAGTTT ggtgccAACAGGGCAGCCGAGGACGCCGAGAGGGAGCGCAGGGAGCgggaggagaggctgaggcACAGCAGGAACCCCGGGATGAGGGGCATGGCCTCGGCCTCGGGGAGAGCCAGGGCCGCTCAGGACGTGGCTGCCCCCTCGCCACTCACACCCACCTCACAcacag gtatggagagggagaggaaggtgagCATGCGTCTTCATCGCGGAGCACCCGTCAACATCTCCTCCTCAGACCTAACAGGACGCCAGGACTCCCGCATGTCctcacag gctctaTCCCGGGTCACACCCAGCGGTCTCCAGTCCGCCGCTCCGCGGTGA
- the slc16a3a gene encoding monocarboxylate transporter 4-like isoform X2, giving the protein MGGVAADEGAGGVKAPDGGWGWAVLSGCFVITGFSYAFPKAVSVFFKELIREFGVGYSDTAWISSILLAMLYGTGPLCSVLVNRLGCRPVMMVGGIFASLGMILASFSTSIIHIYLCTGVITGLGLALNFQPSLIMLNRYFSEKRPLANGLSAAGSPVALCCLSPLGQVLQYQYGWRGGFLILGGMLLNCCVCGALMRPLVAPKIPKAKELEEGKEGEKEALEAAEKTKPKVKLLDFSVFKDRGFVIYTVAASIMVLGLFVPPVFVVSYAKELGNEDTKSALLLSILGFIDIFARPTCGVIAGLKWVRPRCVYLFSFALIFNGTTDLVGSQAHDYTSLVVYCIFFGISYGMVGALQFEVLMTIVGTEKFSSAIGLVLLMEAIAVLVGPPGAGRLLDATKNYMYVFLLAGGEVVLSALVLAICNFLFIGRKTLPPADKVENAERETEKAIDEVRPESIIVDSQEVERFLKEPQQNGGMATSPETCL; this is encoded by the exons ATGGGAGGCGTGGCGGCGGACGAGGGCGCAGGGGGGGTGAAGGCTCCAGATGGGGGGTGGGGCTGGGCGGTGCTGTCCGGCTGTTTTGTCATCACAGGTTTCTCCTACGCTTTCCCTAAAGCTGTCAGTGTCTTCTTTAAAGAGCTGATCAGGGAGTTTGGGGTGGGATACAGCGACACTGCCTGGATCTCTTCTATACTGCTGGCCATGCTCTACGGTACAG GTCCTCTATGCAGTGTGCTGGTGAACCGATTGGGCTGTCGTCCGGTGATGATGGTGGGCGGCATCTTCGCTTCCCTGGGAATGATCCTGGCCTCCTTCTCCACCAGCATCATCCACATTTACCTCTGTACCGGGGTCATTACAG GTCTGGGGTTGGCATTGAACTTCCAACCCTCTCTGATTATGCTCAACCGCTACTTCAGCGAAAAGCGTCCGCTGGCCAACGGGCTCTCAGCAGCAGGTAGCCCCGTGGCTCTGTGCTGCCTCTCGCCACTGGGCCAGGTTCTCCAGTACCAGTATGGGTGGAGGGGCGGCTTCCTCATCCTAGGCGGCATGCTGCTCAACTGCTGTGTCTGCGGGGCCCTCATGAGGCCTCTGGTTGCCCCCAAGATCCCCAAGGCCAAGGAACTGGAAGAGGGCAAAGAAGGGGAAAAGGAGGCGTTGGAGGCGGCAGAGAAGACAAAGCCCAAAGTCAAGCTGCTGGACTTCTCTGTGTTCAAAGACCGCGGCTTTGTCATCTACACTGTGGCGGCGTCCATCATGGTGCTGGGTCTGTTTGTGCCTCCGGTGTTTGTGGTCAGCTACGCTAAGGAGCTAGGGAACGAGGACACCAAGTCGGCTTTGCTGCTCTCCATCCTGGGCTTCATTGACATATTTGCACGGCCCACATGCGGCGTGATCGCCGGGCTGAAGTGGGTGCGGCCTCGTTGCGTCTACCTCTTCAGCTTTGCTTTGATCTTCAACGGAACCACTGACCTGGTGGGATCGCAG GCTCATGACTATACGTCTCTGGTGGTTTACTGTATCTTCTTTGGCATCTCCTATGGCATGGTGGGCGCACTGCAGTTTGAGGTTCTCATGACGATAGTCGGCACTGAGAAGTTCTCCAGCGCCATTGGTCTGGTGCTGCTCATGGAGGCCATTGCTGTGCTGGTGGGGCCACCAGGCGCTG gCCGGTTGCTTGATGCCACCAAGAACTACATGTACGTCTTCCTGCTGGCGGGTGGCGAGGTGGTCCTCTCGGCTCTGGTTTtggccatttgcaacttcttgtTCATCGGGAGGAAGACTTTGCCGCCGGCAGACAAGGTGGAGAACGCC gagagagagacagagaaagcgaTAGACGAGGTCAGGCCGGAGAGTATAATAGTGGACTcacaggaggtggagaggtTCTTGAAAGAGCCACAACAAAATGGCGGCATGGCCACCAGCCCTGAAACATGCCTGTGA
- the slc16a3a gene encoding monocarboxylate transporter 4-like isoform X1: protein MGGVAADEGAGGVKAPDGGWGWAVLSGCFVITGFSYAFPKAVSVFFKELIREFGVGYSDTAWISSILLAMLYGTGPLCSVLVNRLGCRPVMMVGGIFASLGMILASFSTSIIHIYLCTGVITGLGLALNFQPSLIMLNRYFSEKRPLANGLSAAGSPVALCCLSPLGQVLQYQYGWRGGFLILGGMLLNCCVCGALMRPLVAPKIPKAKELEEGKEGEKEALEAAEKTKPKVKLLDFSVFKDRGFVIYTVAASIMVLGLFVPPVFVVSYAKELGNEDTKSALLLSILGFIDIFARPTCGVIAGLKWVRPRCVYLFSFALIFNGTTDLVGSQAHDYTSLVVYCIFFGISYGMVGALQFEVLMTIVGTEKFSSAIGLVLLMEAIAVLVGPPGAGRLLDATKNYMYVFLLAGGEVVLSALVLAICNFLFIGRKTLPPADKVENAVVTNSAKMEVFGKTLEGDDEEEKGEKEEQEKETKKVKELKEEEQEEEERETEKAIDEVRPESIIVDSQEVERFLKEPQQNGGMATSPETCL, encoded by the exons ATGGGAGGCGTGGCGGCGGACGAGGGCGCAGGGGGGGTGAAGGCTCCAGATGGGGGGTGGGGCTGGGCGGTGCTGTCCGGCTGTTTTGTCATCACAGGTTTCTCCTACGCTTTCCCTAAAGCTGTCAGTGTCTTCTTTAAAGAGCTGATCAGGGAGTTTGGGGTGGGATACAGCGACACTGCCTGGATCTCTTCTATACTGCTGGCCATGCTCTACGGTACAG GTCCTCTATGCAGTGTGCTGGTGAACCGATTGGGCTGTCGTCCGGTGATGATGGTGGGCGGCATCTTCGCTTCCCTGGGAATGATCCTGGCCTCCTTCTCCACCAGCATCATCCACATTTACCTCTGTACCGGGGTCATTACAG GTCTGGGGTTGGCATTGAACTTCCAACCCTCTCTGATTATGCTCAACCGCTACTTCAGCGAAAAGCGTCCGCTGGCCAACGGGCTCTCAGCAGCAGGTAGCCCCGTGGCTCTGTGCTGCCTCTCGCCACTGGGCCAGGTTCTCCAGTACCAGTATGGGTGGAGGGGCGGCTTCCTCATCCTAGGCGGCATGCTGCTCAACTGCTGTGTCTGCGGGGCCCTCATGAGGCCTCTGGTTGCCCCCAAGATCCCCAAGGCCAAGGAACTGGAAGAGGGCAAAGAAGGGGAAAAGGAGGCGTTGGAGGCGGCAGAGAAGACAAAGCCCAAAGTCAAGCTGCTGGACTTCTCTGTGTTCAAAGACCGCGGCTTTGTCATCTACACTGTGGCGGCGTCCATCATGGTGCTGGGTCTGTTTGTGCCTCCGGTGTTTGTGGTCAGCTACGCTAAGGAGCTAGGGAACGAGGACACCAAGTCGGCTTTGCTGCTCTCCATCCTGGGCTTCATTGACATATTTGCACGGCCCACATGCGGCGTGATCGCCGGGCTGAAGTGGGTGCGGCCTCGTTGCGTCTACCTCTTCAGCTTTGCTTTGATCTTCAACGGAACCACTGACCTGGTGGGATCGCAG GCTCATGACTATACGTCTCTGGTGGTTTACTGTATCTTCTTTGGCATCTCCTATGGCATGGTGGGCGCACTGCAGTTTGAGGTTCTCATGACGATAGTCGGCACTGAGAAGTTCTCCAGCGCCATTGGTCTGGTGCTGCTCATGGAGGCCATTGCTGTGCTGGTGGGGCCACCAGGCGCTG gCCGGTTGCTTGATGCCACCAAGAACTACATGTACGTCTTCCTGCTGGCGGGTGGCGAGGTGGTCCTCTCGGCTCTGGTTTtggccatttgcaacttcttgtTCATCGGGAGGAAGACTTTGCCGCCGGCAGACAAGGTGGAGAACGCCGTTGTGACCAACAGCGCCAAGATGGAGGTATTCGGCAAAACCCTGGAGGGAGATGAcgaagaggagaagggggagaaagaggagcaagagaaggagacaaagaAGGTAAAGGAGTTaaaggaagaggagcaggaggaagaggagagagagacagagaaagcgaTAGACGAGGTCAGGCCGGAGAGTATAATAGTGGACTcacaggaggtggagaggtTCTTGAAAGAGCCACAACAAAATGGCGGCATGGCCACCAGCCCTGAAACATGCCTGTGA